One part of the Glycine max cultivar Williams 82 chromosome 14, Glycine_max_v4.0, whole genome shotgun sequence genome encodes these proteins:
- the LOC100814917 gene encoding nuclear speckle RNA-binding protein B has protein sequence MNSQDIPSGRSPKRELQGPRPTPLRINKDSHKIKRTPVALPQPQPPPRQPVIIYTVSPKVIHTTPSDFMSLVQRLTGSSSSSSSSSTNKVSTEPLNGNKGCNGGSGSDAILPVAHFATIEMARTATQSTKQHPIENSDDVVGGIDDVVGHGALERPNMFHGILSPGPSSLSPIPSNFFSPPSIDPSMVSLFHDLSPVLRSSRNFMEGTTATFIMPSPSSFVSPRTPSIDLFNNFSDN, from the coding sequence ATGAACTCACAAGACATTCCCTCAGGAAGATCACCAAAAAGAGAACTCCAAGGCCCTCGTCCCACACCTCTTAGGATTAACAAGGACTCCCACAAGATCAAGAGGACCCCGGTGGCGCTGCCACAACCGCAACCACCACCGCGCCAACCAGTGATCATCTACACGGTCTCTCCGAAAGTAATCCACACCACACCAAGTGATTTCATGAGCCTCGTTCAACGCCTCACTGgctcttcatcttcctcttcaTCGTCCTCTACTAATAAGGTCTCAACCGAACCTTTAAATGGCAACAAAGGCTGTAATGGTGGCAGTGGTAGTGACGCGATATTGCCTGTGGCTCATTTTGCCACAATAGAGATGGCTAGAACAGCAACTCAAAGCACTAAACAACACCCAATTGAGAATAGTGATGATGTTGTTGGAGGGATAGATGATGTAGTAGGTCATGGTGCGTTGGAGAGACCAAACATGTTTCATGGAATTTTGTCCCCGGGACCATCTTCTTTATCTCCCATCCCTTCAAATTTCTTCTCTCCACCGTCGATTGATCCAAGCATGGTTAGCTTGTTTCATGATTTAAGCCCGGTTCTTCGTAGTAGCAGAAATTTTATGGAGGGTACTACTGCTACTTTCATCATGCCTAGCCCTTCAAGCTTTGTTTCACCTCGTACTCCTTCCATTGACCTATTCAATAATTTCTccgataattaa